AAGCGTGGCCTGATGGCATCCGCGAGGTCCTCGCCAGCATCTCGGCGGGGTTGTCGCTCAACCAGGCGGTCACGGCGTTGGCAACCGGGGGACCGGAACCGCTGCGGCAGGCGTTCGCTCGCTACCCGGTGCTGTCACGCGTGCTCGGCGTCGTCCCAGCTCTCGAGCTGGTCAAAGAGGAGCTCGCCGATCCCACCTCCGACCGGGTGATCGAGGTGCTGATCCTGGCTCACGAACGCGGCGGTCACATCCTCACCGACATCCTGCGTGACCTGGCTGAGGCCACCACCAAGGACGTGCGGGCGTCGGAGGAGATCACCACACAGAGCCTCGAACAGCGTATCAACGCGCGTGCCGTGTTCGTGCTTCCCTGGCTGGTGCTGCTCCTGTTGACCGCGCAGGCTGGCCACTTCCGGGACTTCTACCGGTCGCCAGCCGGGGTCGTGGTCGTTGTGATCGGTGGTCTGCTGAGCCTGCTCGGCCTGTGGATCGTCGGGCGCCTCGGCCGCGATCGAGGCGAGGACCGGGTGTTCGGCGGAGGGGCCACCGTCT
The Actinomycetota bacterium genome window above contains:
- a CDS encoding type II secretion system F family protein; the protein is MTLLGAAITGLFMSLAVGALTGSLPHLDLGRGRTPTQVSRRQLWLIQAGADLTPRQFVVGSLSAGLVTFGAVITLTGAPAVAIVPAVATGMLPHTYFARRRTTRLREVQEAWPDGIREVLASISAGLSLNQAVTALATGGPEPLRQAFARYPVLSRVLGVVPALELVKEELADPTSDRVIEVLILAHERGGHILTDILRDLAEATTKDVRASEEITTQSLEQRINARAVFVLPWLVLLLLTAQAGHFRDFYRSPAGVVVVVIGGLLSLLGLWIVGRLGRDRGEDRVFGGGATVSRQLPEGQT